The Brachionichthys hirsutus isolate HB-005 chromosome 11, CSIRO-AGI_Bhir_v1, whole genome shotgun sequence genome includes a window with the following:
- the dmac2 gene encoding distal membrane-arm assembly complex protein 2: MAAPLAPLRRCFQRCVLFRVASRTGSSSSSASPSLYARFMRFLSQRFYDVEMFLGWRLQMRRKGIQKKNAYYGYTKHLHGEHVATAYYILCLKGGFRYAGQPEWYLTYKKGRFNWDFMKHKDAPLEEVNMNYTLINYTGLQNLEGQHLLRTLSLRGCSEVDDWFLARLHVFQDSLEELDISHCPKITIGGLPALINLTRLRRLDVSSLQGLKSPGLAIILLKEMLPQCQIIANGYDLTLRQETEEENKEPKQGQRWSKTQE, from the exons ATGGCGGCTCCCCTTGCG CCTCTTCGCAGATGCTTCCAGCGGTGTGTTTTGTTTCGTGTTGCGAGCCGAACAGGTAGCTCGTCCTCCTCGGCGTCTCCTTCCTTGTACGCGAGATTTATGCGCTTCCTCTCCCAGCGATTCTACGATGTCGAGATGTTCCTGGGCTGGAGGCTGCaaatgaggaggaaggggaTTCAGAAGAAGAATGc TTACTATGGCTACACGAAGCACTTGCATGGGGAGCACGTAGCGACGGCGTATTATATCTTGTGTTTGAAGGGAGGATTTAG GTATGCGGGGCAGCCCGAATGGTACCTTACATACAAGAAGGGCAGGTTTAATTGGGACTTCATGAAACACAAAGACGCACCTCTTGAAGAAGTTAATATGAACTACACACTTATCAACTACACAGGACTGCAGAACCTGG AGGGGCAGCATCTGTTGCGGACGCTGTCGTTACGTGGTTGTTCTGAAGTAGATGACTGGTTCCTGGCCAGGCTCCACGTATTTCAGGACTCTCTCGAGGAACTGGACATTTCTCACTGTCCGAAGATCACGATAGGCGGCCTACCGGCACTGATAAATCTCAC AAGATTGCGGCGCCTGGATGTGTCATCACTTCAAGGGCTGAAAAGTCCTGGTTTGGCCATTATCTTACTAAAGGAGATGCTTCCACAGTGCCAGATCATTGCAAATGGCTATGACTTAACCCTGAGGCAGGAGACCGAAGAGGAGAACAAGGAGCCAAAACAGGGGCAAAGGTGGAGCAAGACACAGGAATGA